GTCCGCGGACCGGTGCGCGGGCTGCTCACCGCGGAGCGGACGGCGCTGAACCTGCTGTGCCACCTGTCCGGCGTGGCGACCGCGACGGCCGCGTGGGTGTCCGCTGTGGACGGCACCGGCTGCGCGATCCGGGACTCCCGCAAGACGCTGCCCGGCCTGCGGCTGCTGGAGAAGTACGCGGTGCGCTGCGGTGGCGGCGTCAACCACCGGATGGGCCTCGGCGACGCGGTGCTGATCAAGGACAACCACGTGGTGGCCGCCGGTTCGGTCACCGCCGCGCTGGCGGCAGCCAGGGAGCACGCGCCGGCGATGCCGTGCGAGGTCGAGGTCGACACGCTCGACCAGCTGGACGAGGCACTGGCCGCAGGCGCCGACGAGGTCCTGCTGGACAACTTCGCGCCAGGGCAGTGCGCGGAAGCCGTGCGCCGCAAGGACGAGGTGTCGCCGAAGACGCGGCTGGAGGCCAGCGGCGGGCTGAAGCTGGCGAACGCGCGGGCCTACGCCGAGACCGGCGTGGACTACCTGGCGGTCGGCGCGCTGACCCACTCCTCGCCCGTGCTCGACCTCGGGATGGATCTTCACTGAACCTTGTTCCAGCCTCCCCCGGCTTGCTATGACTGGGGTCCGGGGGAGGAAGGAACGGGCATGGCTGGCAACTTCCTGCTCACCTTGCTGCGCAAGGGGGCGGGGGTGCTGGCGTCCACGCCGGGCGAGCTGCCGGCGGAGATCGACGATCCGGAGCCGGTGTCCGCGCTCAAGCGGATGGGCGCCGTCGCGGCGAGCAGCACCGAGGGGCCGCGCTCGTCGCTGATGGTGCGCGCGACCCGGTACGCGGTGCTGCTGCCGCTGGTCTACCGGATCGGCGTGCTGCCGATCGCCTGGGTGTGGCTGGTGGCCGCGCACGGTTTCGTGCTCTCGGCGACGGTGGTCGCCTGGGTGGGCGTGCTGGCGAACCTGACCGGGCTGGTGTGGGTGCTGCGCGTGCCGGACCGCAGCGGGCGCACCACGGCGTTGCTGCTGGCGGCCGATCTGGTGTTCGCGATCGCGGCGGGCGTGGCGGTCAGCGCGACGGCTTCGGCGGAGTTGTACTGGGCCGCCGCTTGGGTGCCGTTCCTGAACCTGACCGGGACGGTCGGGTTGTGGACGATGTGCCGGGGCGTGCCTGCCGGGCTCGCGCTGGTGGTGCTCGGGGTGCCGTTCCAGGTGGGGTTGCTCGCGCTCGGCGGGCAGTTGTCGATGTGGGTGCCGCCGCTGGTCAGCGGGACGGGGACGATGCTCGTCGCCGTGGTGACGGCGGCCGGGACGCTGGTGCTGCTTGGGGTGGCGACGCGCTTGGCGCTGGCCATCGGGATGCGGCTCGGGGTGGCCGGGGAGCGGGCGCGCACGGAGCGGGCGCTGCACGACACGGTGCTGCAGGCGCTCGAAGCGATGGCGATGCACCGGGGCGGAGATCCGGCCGCCGAGCTGGACCGGGTGCGTGCGCAGGCGCGGGCGCAGGCGGCCGAGCTGCGGCGGGGGCTGGGCACGCCGGGCGGTGGCGGTCAGGGGCTCGCGGGGGAGCTGACCGGGCTGGCGACCGAGATGGCGCGGGAGGGGCTGCGGGCGCAGCTGGCGCTGTCCGACCTGGCCGACGACACCCTGACGGAGGCCCGTCGAGCAGCCGTCCGCGACGCGGCGCGCGAGGCGTTGCGGAACACGCTGAAGCACGCGGGCACCCGGGAGGTCGTGATGCGCCTCGCCGAGCACGAGGGCGGGATCGCGGTGGTGATCCGCGACCACGGAGTCGGCTACGACGAGGACGCGCGCCCGGCGGGCTTCGGGGTGAGCTCGTCGATGAAAGCGCGCCTCACCGAAGCCGGCGGCTGGTGCCGAATCGACTCCAAACCAGGCCACGGCACGCGGGTGACCCTGTGGGTGCCGCGCTAGCGGTTCGGTGCCTCGGGACGGACGACGGAGCAGGCTCAGGACGGCGACGTCCAGCCGTTACTAATCCCCCAGGGGCAGGTGCGCGTTCGTCGCCTTGACGAGGGTTGCCAGGTCGGGCAGTTCGCGCACCTCGCGACCCGCCGCGCGCAGGGTTTCCGCTCCCACGCAGTCCACGAACAGGTTCGGCTCGCGCCAGGCGAACACCACTCGCGGGATGCCGGCGTTCAGGATGTGCTGCGTGCAGGACACCGCCCGCGACGCGCGCGAGCTGCACGGCTCCAGCGACGAGTAGATCGTCGCGCCGGTGAGGTCCGCGTCGCCCAGTTTGGCGATCGCCACCTCTTCCGCGTGGTCGTGCGGGTCGGTCTCGCCCGAGTACCCGGTGGCCAGCACCTCGTCGGCGGCGTTCACCACGATCGCGCCGACCCGGAACGTCGTCGACGGCGGGCACTTCTCCGCCAGCTCGATCGCCTCCCGCAGCCTGCGGTGGTCCCGTGCCGCCTGCCCCAGGTGGTACCGCATGAACACGACGTCCCCGATGCGGCGCGTCTCGGTCAGCTGCAGCCGTCCCGGCGGGAACCGGCCTGGCCCGACGAACCGCGGCGCCTCCGCCTCGCCGACGAACACCGGCGCGACCGCGAGTTGCAGTTCGTCCACCACGCCCGCGGTGAGGAACATCGTGTGGACCGCGCCGCCGCCCTCGACCATCAACCGCTCGATCCCGCGGCCGGCCAGGTCCGCCAGCACGCGCCGCAGGTCGAGCGGGTCCCCGCCGTCGACCACGGTCGCCACCGCGCCCAGCCGCTCCCGCACCTTCGGCACCGCCGCGGCCGGGGTGTAGACCAGCTTCTCGACGTCGCCGGTGGTGAAGAAGTTCGCCGACGGGTCGAGGTCGCCGCTCCCGGTGATCGTGACCTTCGCCGGGTTGCCGCGCCCGGAGCGCACCAGCAGCCGCGGGTTGTCGGTGCGGATCGTGCCCGCCCCGACCAGGATCGCGTCCACCCCGGCGCGCTCGCCGTCGACCCGAGCGAAGTCCTCCTCGTTGGACAGCAGGAGCCGCCGGTCGCTGGTGTCGTCGAGGTAGCCGTCCAGGGAAACCGCCGCCGAGGCGAGGACGTACGGGCGCGTGCTCACCCCCCGGAGTCTGCCACCGTCCCGCATCGCGGGCCGTTTTGACGCGGTCGGCTACTTTCGTGCACGGTGGAACGAAGTCCTGGGGGGTGCGCAGTGTCGAACGCCGCCGCGGTGCTCGGCGCGATCAGGCGGGAAGGCCCGCTGTCGCGGGCCGCGATCGCCGAGCTCACGTCGCTGAGCATGCCGACGG
The window above is part of the Amycolatopsis thermoflava N1165 genome. Proteins encoded here:
- the nadC gene encoding carboxylating nicotinate-nucleotide diphosphorylase; translated protein: MNLDLEDARRVVETALAEDLRYGPDATTAATVPETATAVAEITPRVDGTLAGVPVALLVFDAVLGPGYEVLGRREDGSRLVAGEPALVVRGPVRGLLTAERTALNLLCHLSGVATATAAWVSAVDGTGCAIRDSRKTLPGLRLLEKYAVRCGGGVNHRMGLGDAVLIKDNHVVAAGSVTAALAAAREHAPAMPCEVEVDTLDQLDEALAAGADEVLLDNFAPGQCAEAVRRKDEVSPKTRLEASGGLKLANARAYAETGVDYLAVGALTHSSPVLDLGMDLH
- a CDS encoding dihydrofolate reductase family protein is translated as MSTRPYVLASAAVSLDGYLDDTSDRRLLLSNEEDFARVDGERAGVDAILVGAGTIRTDNPRLLVRSGRGNPAKVTITGSGDLDPSANFFTTGDVEKLVYTPAAAVPKVRERLGAVATVVDGGDPLDLRRVLADLAGRGIERLMVEGGGAVHTMFLTAGVVDELQLAVAPVFVGEAEAPRFVGPGRFPPGRLQLTETRRIGDVVFMRYHLGQAARDHRRLREAIELAEKCPPSTTFRVGAIVVNAADEVLATGYSGETDPHDHAEEVAIAKLGDADLTGATIYSSLEPCSSRASRAVSCTQHILNAGIPRVVFAWREPNLFVDCVGAETLRAAGREVRELPDLATLVKATNAHLPLGD
- a CDS encoding sensor histidine kinase, whose amino-acid sequence is MAGNFLLTLLRKGAGVLASTPGELPAEIDDPEPVSALKRMGAVAASSTEGPRSSLMVRATRYAVLLPLVYRIGVLPIAWVWLVAAHGFVLSATVVAWVGVLANLTGLVWVLRVPDRSGRTTALLLAADLVFAIAAGVAVSATASAELYWAAAWVPFLNLTGTVGLWTMCRGVPAGLALVVLGVPFQVGLLALGGQLSMWVPPLVSGTGTMLVAVVTAAGTLVLLGVATRLALAIGMRLGVAGERARTERALHDTVLQALEAMAMHRGGDPAAELDRVRAQARAQAAELRRGLGTPGGGGQGLAGELTGLATEMAREGLRAQLALSDLADDTLTEARRAAVRDAAREALRNTLKHAGTREVVMRLAEHEGGIAVVIRDHGVGYDEDARPAGFGVSSSMKARLTEAGGWCRIDSKPGHGTRVTLWVPR